A region of Cellulophaga sp. RHA19 DNA encodes the following proteins:
- a CDS encoding RagB/SusD family nutrient uptake outer membrane protein gives MKLYKKHISPLLILAFIASVFVGCSDKLDEPQENNNFAGGTDFTKTEDMILSVIGVYDAFQSRGWEQPLLISVRGDDVNAGGLGDQQDFSETDLFTYNKDYWMYNSLWENVYVDVITAHTAMEQIARYQEFADAEGVEKGNQYIAEAKVLRGMMLFQISQVWGDVFIPESSDTGALLSVTELPTKDEVMQHISDQMDEAITFLPDARPNERTDIPGGVTKYTALTIKALANQELKNYQEVASATGQIINSGKFSLFSDYYELFKTPGKLSDESILDLQYSDFGQGEGDREGHLFQPYGPQNWTPAVTGAGSGWGFYEPSIKFIKFMLDRGEAVRLETSVLFTDRGIAELQTDPDYATLPSFVNKTTRDGDVIEDYARALFSSGKHYLPSNQLIEGRTEYGSNKNYNLLRYAEVLLMYAEAVTQGASATSITADNAVNLVRERAGMPSLTGVTLDDVIDEKFAELGMEWGKRYYDMVRLGRYNELSYDGRTFSEDKIYLPYPQPQVDQFPILGNPSN, from the coding sequence ATGAAACTGTATAAAAAACATATATCACCTCTACTTATACTAGCATTTATTGCATCGGTATTTGTAGGGTGTTCAGACAAGTTAGATGAGCCACAAGAAAATAACAATTTTGCTGGTGGCACAGATTTTACAAAAACCGAGGATATGATTTTATCTGTCATTGGTGTTTATGATGCTTTTCAGTCTCGTGGATGGGAACAACCTTTATTAATTTCTGTTCGTGGAGATGATGTTAATGCTGGTGGTTTAGGAGATCAACAAGATTTTTCTGAAACAGACCTTTTTACCTACAATAAGGATTACTGGATGTACAATTCTCTTTGGGAAAATGTGTACGTAGACGTAATTACTGCACACACTGCAATGGAACAAATTGCTCGTTACCAAGAATTTGCAGATGCAGAAGGTGTAGAAAAAGGAAACCAATATATTGCTGAAGCAAAAGTTTTAAGAGGAATGATGTTGTTTCAAATTTCTCAGGTATGGGGAGATGTTTTTATTCCAGAATCTTCAGATACAGGTGCTCTTTTAAGTGTTACAGAATTGCCTACCAAAGATGAGGTTATGCAACATATATCTGACCAGATGGATGAGGCAATTACATTTTTACCAGACGCAAGACCTAATGAGCGTACAGACATCCCAGGTGGCGTTACTAAATACACTGCTTTAACAATTAAAGCTTTAGCAAACCAAGAACTTAAAAATTACCAAGAAGTTGCTTCTGCTACAGGTCAAATTATTAATTCTGGTAAGTTTAGTTTATTCTCAGATTATTATGAACTTTTTAAAACTCCTGGTAAGTTAAGTGATGAGAGCATATTGGATTTACAGTACTCAGATTTTGGACAGGGAGAAGGAGATCGTGAAGGTCATTTATTTCAACCTTATGGCCCACAAAACTGGACACCTGCAGTTACTGGTGCTGGTTCTGGCTGGGGATTTTATGAGCCTAGCATCAAATTTATAAAGTTTATGTTAGATCGTGGAGAAGCGGTTCGTTTAGAAACTAGCGTACTTTTTACAGATCGTGGTATTGCCGAGCTTCAAACAGATCCAGATTACGCAACTTTACCAAGTTTTGTAAATAAAACTACTAGAGATGGTGATGTTATAGAGGACTATGCTAGAGCACTTTTTTCTAGCGGTAAGCACTACTTACCATCAAACCAACTTATAGAGGGCAGAACAGAGTACGGTAGTAATAAAAACTACAATTTACTACGCTACGCAGAAGTTTTATTAATGTATGCAGAAGCGGTTACACAAGGAGCATCTGCAACATCTATAACTGCAGATAATGCTGTAAACTTAGTAAGGGAGAGAGCTGGTATGCCATCACTAACTGGTGTAACATTAGACGATGTAATAGATGAAAAATTTGCAGAACTAGGTATGGAGTGGGGCAAACGCTATTATGATATGGTTAGACTTGGTAGGTATAACGAATTAAGCTATGACGGAAGAACATTTTCTGAAGATAAAATATACCTTCCTTACCCACAACCACAGGTAGATCAATTTCCAATATTAGGAAACCCATCAAACTAA
- a CDS encoding SusC/RagA family TonB-linked outer membrane protein: MKILNQILLICFILFGISAYAQENIMVKGQVVDNNGTPLLGASIIIKGTTTGTQTDFDGYYQLNSVPNNGTLVVSYIGFITSEIAVNSSDAINITLEEDAESLDEVVVIGYGEMKSKDLTSSITTVKAEELAAVPTGSAMQAMQGKVAGMQVVSSGSPGQGPTIRVRGIGSYNTGASAPLYVVDGMFFDNIDFLNTADITSISVLKDASASAIYGVRAANGVVLIETKSGAFNKKAEITYDGYTGFQVAQNVLKVANAEQFTTLALESGSAPDADYILNAMQRYGRSRVNPNIPNVNTDWYDEIIRPALIQNHSIGVTGGSEDVSYSVGANYFGQQGILDTKNEYERFNLRSKIEFNANDWLKVGANTVISNATRYDGDNSAWRAAYFAVPILPVYDEVLANDPDVFPTNYANAQDLGYRGGQNPFPLLDFNENRTKIRNVLANFYAELDLIPTKLKFKTAYNHNYQTFEYRSVNLPYYIGDSFQRPDASLTKSNTTISNQIWDNTLTYKESFGNHDVTVLAGTSFRDESYQFLTATGLNFPLSGEEAYYLDQAQTIVENSVGDGGAREYGFSYFSRVSYNYDGKYLLYGTFRADGTNKYQEKWGYFPTVGAGWVVSEEPFMQNNGVFDFLKLRGSWGKLGNDNVSGSNGSITSSVVTTALGDTMFSGLNTGSDFTSLKWEVTEETNIGINASFLANNLSLEADYYVRDTKDAVIPVQRPLIPGSTRQNVGEIRNSGFEMSLNWSKKVSDNFSYNIGGNFSTLKNEVLSLDGQQYIDAGSAEFRQRSIVGEPLYAFYGREVVGIYQNEAEILADPVAVANNLVPGDFKYKENGGDPTTIDDDDRVVLGSYLPTYSYGFNFGFNYKNFDFTATASGQGGNKILNRKRLEVIFTSDTNWDRDFAVNRWHGEGTTNSYPSAAAVRKGWNQKLNDYYVEDGDYFRIQNITLGYTINKNGKLKGVPRTRIYLTAEKPLTIFGYNGFNPEVANGIDNQTYPIPAVYTMGVNIKI, from the coding sequence ATGAAAATACTCAATCAAATATTATTAATCTGCTTTATTCTGTTCGGGATATCTGCCTACGCCCAAGAGAATATAATGGTTAAAGGACAAGTAGTAGACAATAATGGTACACCTTTACTTGGTGCCAGTATTATTATTAAAGGTACTACAACAGGAACACAAACAGATTTTGATGGCTATTACCAATTAAACAGCGTTCCTAACAACGGAACTTTAGTTGTAAGCTATATTGGTTTTATCACATCAGAAATTGCTGTAAATAGTTCCGACGCAATTAATATAACCTTAGAAGAAGATGCAGAGTCTTTAGATGAAGTTGTTGTAATTGGTTATGGTGAAATGAAGTCTAAAGATTTAACCTCATCTATAACCACTGTTAAAGCCGAGGAATTAGCAGCTGTACCTACAGGTTCTGCAATGCAAGCTATGCAAGGTAAGGTTGCTGGTATGCAAGTAGTAAGTAGTGGTTCTCCTGGGCAAGGACCAACTATTAGAGTAAGGGGTATAGGATCTTACAACACGGGAGCTTCTGCTCCTTTATATGTTGTAGATGGTATGTTTTTTGACAATATAGACTTTTTAAATACTGCAGATATAACATCTATTTCTGTTTTAAAAGATGCTTCTGCTTCTGCAATTTATGGTGTTAGAGCCGCAAACGGTGTTGTTTTAATAGAAACAAAATCTGGAGCTTTTAACAAAAAAGCAGAAATTACATATGATGGCTATACTGGTTTTCAGGTTGCACAAAACGTTTTAAAAGTTGCCAATGCAGAACAGTTTACAACCTTAGCTCTAGAATCTGGTTCTGCACCAGATGCAGACTATATTTTAAATGCAATGCAACGCTACGGTCGTAGTAGAGTTAACCCAAATATACCTAATGTTAACACAGATTGGTATGATGAAATTATAAGGCCAGCACTAATACAAAACCATAGTATTGGTGTAACTGGTGGTAGTGAAGATGTTAGTTATTCTGTAGGTGCAAATTACTTTGGACAACAAGGTATATTAGACACTAAAAATGAATATGAGCGTTTTAACTTAAGAAGTAAAATAGAGTTTAATGCTAACGACTGGTTAAAAGTTGGTGCTAACACGGTAATTAGTAACGCTACTAGGTATGATGGCGATAACTCTGCTTGGCGTGCAGCTTACTTTGCTGTACCTATTTTACCTGTATATGATGAGGTTTTAGCTAACGACCCAGATGTTTTCCCTACAAACTACGCTAATGCTCAAGACTTAGGCTACAGAGGTGGCCAAAACCCTTTTCCCCTTTTAGATTTTAATGAAAACAGAACAAAAATTAGAAATGTACTTGCTAATTTTTATGCAGAACTAGACTTAATACCTACTAAACTTAAGTTTAAAACTGCATACAATCACAACTACCAAACTTTTGAGTACAGAAGTGTTAATTTACCGTACTACATTGGTGATAGTTTTCAGAGGCCAGATGCCTCATTAACAAAAAGTAACACAACAATATCAAACCAAATATGGGATAATACATTAACCTATAAAGAATCTTTTGGTAATCATGATGTAACTGTTTTAGCTGGTACTTCGTTTAGAGACGAGTCTTATCAGTTTTTAACTGCCACAGGATTAAACTTTCCGTTGTCTGGTGAAGAAGCTTATTATTTAGACCAAGCACAGACTATTGTAGAGAATAGTGTTGGTGACGGTGGAGCAAGAGAATATGGTTTCTCTTATTTTAGTAGAGTATCTTATAATTATGATGGCAAATACCTGCTTTACGGAACCTTTAGAGCAGACGGAACTAACAAATACCAAGAAAAATGGGGTTACTTCCCTACTGTGGGTGCTGGTTGGGTAGTGTCTGAAGAACCTTTTATGCAAAACAATGGTGTTTTTGATTTTCTTAAACTACGTGGTAGTTGGGGTAAATTAGGTAATGACAATGTTTCTGGTAGTAACGGCTCTATTACTTCTTCTGTAGTTACAACTGCGCTAGGAGACACTATGTTTAGCGGTCTAAATACAGGTAGTGATTTTACTTCTTTAAAATGGGAAGTTACAGAGGAAACTAATATTGGTATAAATGCTAGTTTTTTAGCTAACAATTTATCCTTAGAGGCAGATTATTATGTTAGAGATACAAAAGACGCAGTTATTCCTGTACAAAGACCATTAATACCTGGTTCTACCAGACAAAACGTAGGGGAAATTAGAAACTCTGGTTTTGAGATGTCTTTAAACTGGAGTAAAAAAGTATCAGATAATTTTAGTTATAACATTGGCGGTAATTTTTCTACACTTAAAAATGAAGTATTAAGTTTAGATGGCCAACAATACATAGATGCTGGCTCAGCAGAATTTCGTCAGCGTTCTATAGTTGGTGAACCTCTTTACGCTTTTTATGGTCGCGAAGTTGTTGGTATTTACCAAAATGAAGCAGAAATACTTGCAGACCCTGTTGCCGTAGCTAATAACTTAGTTCCTGGCGATTTTAAATACAAAGAAAACGGTGGTGACCCTACTACTATTGATGATGATGACCGCGTAGTTTTAGGGTCTTACCTGCCAACATACTCGTACGGATTTAACTTTGGGTTTAACTACAAAAATTTTGACTTTACAGCTACTGCTTCTGGTCAAGGTGGTAACAAAATACTTAACCGCAAAAGATTAGAGGTAATTTTTACTAGTGATACTAACTGGGACAGAGACTTTGCTGTAAACCGTTGGCACGGTGAAGGTACTACAAACTCTTACCCATCTGCAGCCGCAGTACGTAAAGGATGGAACCAAAAATTAAACGATTACTACGTAGAAGATGGTGACTACTTTAGAATTCAGAACATAACACTTGGGTATACTATTAACAAAAACGGTAAACTAAAAGGTGTTCCTAGAACTCGTATTTACCTAACAGCAGAAAAACCGTTAACCATTTTTGGTTATAACGGGTTTAACCCAGAGGTTGCTAATGGTATAGATAACCAAACATATCCTATCCCTGCAGTATATACAATGGGAGTTAACATTAAAATATAA
- a CDS encoding helix-turn-helix and ligand-binding sensor domain-containing protein, which produces MKNLTSLILLFFISSYIIVGQNLFPPIHNYKIFDYNAASKNWGLATNEDGELFSANNAGLLHFNGEEWKLNTLPSKTTIRSVACINNKVYTGSYEEFGFWEKDSLGVLKYTSLTHLIKNHVFTSEEFWQIIPFNDAIVFRSFSKVYVYKDNKITVIKADIIVNNITKHNNQIIVAGGDDGLFYLKGDTLKPLVLKNNISFVNKTVVDMASTNEGLLIGTKLNGCYIIKNEEIKTWNSTINDTLKQHQLNKIIVLNQNKIAFGTIKNGLFLYDNHTKTYKSINREVGLQNNTILSMVPYKNQLWLGLDNGIDHIQLDHAVTYYTDFTGVLGTVYDIALYNNKVYLGSNTGLYYVDNDVLHFVKGTQGHVWDIAVVNNELFCGHNTGTFKLNKDGSVKVSTISGGYQIEKIPENKSSFLQGTYTGIAKYSKDNDNQWSVERLKGFNLPVKKLCFEDDKTLWVAHPYKGFYKLKLNSTYDSVISTKEYNGQDAPNKYNVKLYNIKNQIVFYSQGNWYKYDPILDKIVTLEEFSSFKNNELLYYNNDHFWFIDNENSKKITYTNFKEDNIIIENQSLKKRIIPEAENIIKVNDSTFYFTLVDGYSQINFNKLNNQLKDNNRLPVPKLISFNGKENSYPIHTKSITLPYKDSRNITVKIASSGIMHPKYYYSLNGKDAQFAELNNGLISFQNLGYGSYALEVFGVGIDNKKSVPNNINFTIKAPWYLSGPAILIYFLLTIVCVILIRKYNKYKLNIKHNKLKERLQHEQDEKIALLEKEKLAKEIKLKQKELANTTLNIAKKNEIILDLKNLLTQNKDKFPNQQRYKSFMKRLNNSVNNKEDWKRFEMNFKELHSDFFENLLKQYPKLTPKDLKLCAYLKMNLSTKEIAPLMAITIRGVEIHRYRLRKKLNIDSSENISNFLITFK; this is translated from the coding sequence ATGAAAAATTTAACCTCGCTTATTTTACTTTTCTTTATTAGTAGCTACATTATTGTTGGTCAAAATCTTTTTCCTCCAATACACAATTATAAAATATTTGATTACAATGCCGCTAGTAAAAATTGGGGGTTAGCCACCAATGAAGATGGCGAATTATTTTCTGCCAACAACGCAGGCCTTTTACACTTTAATGGTGAGGAGTGGAAACTTAACACCTTGCCTAGTAAAACTACCATACGCTCTGTTGCCTGTATTAATAATAAAGTATACACAGGTTCTTATGAAGAATTTGGATTTTGGGAAAAAGATAGCCTAGGTGTTTTAAAATACACATCATTAACTCATCTTATAAAAAACCACGTATTTACTAGTGAAGAATTTTGGCAAATTATTCCTTTTAATGATGCTATTGTATTTAGGTCTTTCTCTAAAGTATATGTTTACAAAGACAATAAAATAACAGTAATTAAGGCTGATATTATAGTAAACAACATTACAAAACACAATAACCAAATTATAGTTGCTGGCGGTGATGATGGGCTGTTTTATTTAAAAGGAGACACACTAAAACCTCTTGTACTAAAGAACAACATATCTTTTGTAAATAAAACTGTAGTAGATATGGCTTCTACTAATGAAGGTTTATTAATTGGCACTAAGTTAAATGGTTGTTATATAATTAAGAATGAAGAAATTAAAACTTGGAATAGCACTATTAACGACACATTAAAACAACATCAGTTAAATAAAATAATAGTATTAAATCAAAATAAAATTGCTTTTGGCACCATAAAAAACGGACTTTTTTTATACGATAACCACACTAAAACCTACAAAAGCATTAACCGTGAAGTAGGGTTACAAAATAACACTATTTTATCTATGGTTCCTTATAAAAATCAACTTTGGCTTGGTTTAGATAACGGAATAGACCATATACAATTAGATCATGCAGTTACTTATTATACAGATTTTACAGGTGTTTTAGGTACTGTTTACGATATTGCCTTGTACAATAATAAAGTATACTTAGGTTCTAATACGGGCTTATATTATGTAGATAATGATGTATTGCATTTTGTTAAAGGAACTCAAGGTCACGTCTGGGATATTGCCGTTGTTAACAATGAACTTTTTTGCGGACATAACACAGGAACGTTTAAGTTAAATAAAGATGGCTCGGTTAAAGTATCTACTATTTCTGGAGGCTATCAAATAGAAAAAATACCAGAGAATAAGTCATCCTTTTTACAAGGCACTTATACAGGTATAGCAAAATATAGTAAGGATAATGACAACCAATGGTCTGTAGAAAGACTTAAAGGTTTTAATTTACCTGTTAAAAAATTGTGTTTTGAAGATGATAAAACGCTTTGGGTTGCACACCCATATAAAGGTTTTTATAAACTTAAACTAAACAGTACTTACGACTCTGTAATTAGTACTAAAGAGTATAACGGACAAGACGCACCTAACAAATACAATGTTAAGCTATACAATATTAAAAACCAGATTGTATTTTACAGTCAAGGAAATTGGTATAAGTACGATCCTATTTTAGACAAAATTGTAACATTAGAAGAGTTTAGTTCTTTTAAAAACAATGAGCTGTTGTATTACAACAATGATCACTTTTGGTTTATAGATAACGAAAACAGTAAAAAAATTACTTATACCAACTTTAAGGAAGACAATATTATTATTGAAAACCAAAGCTTAAAAAAACGTATAATTCCTGAAGCCGAAAACATTATAAAAGTAAACGACTCTACATTTTATTTTACTTTAGTAGACGGTTACAGTCAAATAAACTTTAACAAGCTAAACAACCAATTAAAAGATAACAACAGGTTGCCAGTTCCTAAACTAATTAGTTTTAATGGTAAGGAAAATAGCTACCCAATACACACAAAAAGTATAACTTTACCTTATAAAGATTCTCGTAACATTACTGTAAAAATTGCATCTTCGGGCATAATGCATCCAAAGTACTATTATAGTTTAAATGGTAAGGATGCGCAGTTTGCAGAGCTAAATAACGGACTTATATCATTTCAAAATTTAGGCTACGGTAGTTATGCTTTAGAAGTATTTGGTGTTGGTATAGATAATAAAAAATCGGTTCCAAATAACATCAACTTTACTATAAAAGCACCTTGGTACTTATCTGGTCCCGCAATATTAATTTACTTTTTACTAACTATAGTCTGCGTAATTCTTATCAGAAAATATAATAAGTATAAGCTAAATATAAAGCATAATAAGCTAAAGGAACGCTTGCAGCATGAACAAGATGAAAAAATTGCGCTTTTAGAAAAGGAAAAGCTAGCTAAAGAAATAAAACTTAAACAAAAAGAGTTAGCTAATACCACACTTAATATTGCCAAAAAGAACGAGATAATTCTTGATCTTAAAAACTTACTAACTCAAAATAAAGATAAGTTCCCTAACCAACAACGTTATAAATCTTTTATGAAAAGGTTAAACAATTCTGTTAACAATAAAGAGGATTGGAAACGTTTTGAAATGAATTTTAAAGAGTTACATAGCGACTTTTTTGAAAACTTACTTAAACAATACCCTAAGTTAACTCCTAAAGATTTAAAATTGTGTGCTTATTTAAAAATGAACCTGTCTACCAAAGAGATAGCGCCATTAATGGCCATTACAATTAGAGGTGTAGAAATACATCGTTACCGTTTACGTAAAAAGTTAAACATAGACAGTTCAGAAAACATATCTAACTTCTTAATCACCTTTAAATAA
- a CDS encoding sulfite exporter TauE/SafE family protein yields the protein MGLLITANISTTAWVLAFTAVFVMGVSKSGLKGISIIVVTLMALAFGSKASTGLLVPLLVIGDIFAVIYYSKYTQWKYIIKFLPWMVGGILIGVFVGKDLPEASFKYCMGGIILVTVLMMLWWDQKKSKNVPTHWAFAGSMGLLAGITTMIGNLAGSFSNIYFLAMRLPKNQFIGTAAWLFLITNVFKLPFHIFVWHTITKESLTLNLKLLPAIFVGFIIGTFLVKYIKDKFFRKMILILTAIGALLILLR from the coding sequence ATGGGTCTATTAATAACAGCAAATATTTCTACAACTGCATGGGTCTTGGCTTTTACAGCCGTATTTGTAATGGGTGTTTCTAAATCTGGACTAAAAGGTATTTCTATAATTGTAGTTACTCTTATGGCTTTGGCTTTTGGATCTAAAGCATCTACAGGCCTGCTTGTTCCGTTGCTTGTTATTGGAGATATTTTTGCCGTAATTTATTATAGTAAATATACCCAATGGAAATATATTATTAAGTTTTTACCTTGGATGGTTGGCGGTATATTAATAGGTGTATTTGTTGGCAAAGACTTACCAGAAGCCTCTTTTAAATACTGTATGGGAGGCATTATTTTAGTTACTGTATTAATGATGCTTTGGTGGGACCAAAAAAAATCTAAAAACGTACCAACACATTGGGCTTTTGCAGGTTCTATGGGCTTACTTGCTGGTATTACTACTATGATTGGTAATTTGGCAGGCTCTTTTTCTAATATCTACTTTTTAGCAATGCGTTTACCTAAAAACCAGTTTATAGGAACTGCTGCATGGCTTTTTTTAATTACCAATGTTTTTAAGCTACCTTTTCACATTTTTGTTTGGCATACGATCACAAAAGAATCGCTTACATTAAACCTTAAACTTTTACCTGCTATTTTTGTTGGTTTTATTATTGGCACCTTTTTAGTAAAGTACATTAAGGATAAATTTTTCAGAAAAATGATACTAATTCTTACAGCTATAGGCGCTTTACTAATCTTGCTTAGATAA
- a CDS encoding sodium:solute symporter family protein encodes MELSALDYTLIIVFFTIVLGIGIVVSKKSGKSSSEYFLSGRTMPWWLLGLSMVATTFSTDTPNLVTDIVRTDGVSGNWVWWAFLITGMLTVFVYAKLWRKSNVNTDLEFYELRYGGKPASFLRKFRSIYLGVIFNVITMSAVTLAAIKIGGIMLGLEPWQTVVSAGLITVTFSALGGFKGVVYTDFLLFFVAMGGAIGAAYYLVNLPEVGGVTSLLTHEDVKGKLSILPDFSNTNAVITLLVIPLAVQWWSSWYPGAEPGGGGYIAQRMLAAKDENHAIGATFFFNIMHYALRPWPWILVALASIVVYPDVASIAEAFPNIAADKLGHDLAYPAMLTKLPSGLLGLVLASLIAAYMSTISTQLNWGSSYIVYDFYKQQVNPNASEKQLVAVGRLSTVVLMVLSACLALLMQNAMEVFDMLLLFGAGTGLIFILRWFWWRINAWTEIAAMFASGVLSIVLKVTPLGNYLFALDTGVFPDWFQIPFVVLITTIIWVAATFMTKPESKEVLNSFYKKIQPGGPGWEKVVIDAKADNIEIVNPNEKWSVPSGIGAMVLGCVLIYTCMFATGYWIYGEKTKGIIFTGIALVAGFLLVKAWNKMKTNIL; translated from the coding sequence ATGGAATTAAGTGCACTGGATTATACGCTAATCATTGTTTTTTTTACAATTGTTTTGGGTATTGGGATTGTTGTTTCTAAAAAATCAGGAAAAAGTTCATCAGAATATTTTTTATCGGGAAGAACAATGCCTTGGTGGTTGTTGGGTTTGTCTATGGTGGCAACAACATTTTCTACAGATACTCCTAATTTAGTTACAGATATTGTTAGGACAGATGGTGTTTCTGGTAACTGGGTATGGTGGGCATTTTTAATTACAGGTATGTTAACTGTTTTTGTATACGCAAAGCTTTGGCGTAAATCTAATGTAAATACAGATTTAGAGTTTTATGAATTACGTTATGGTGGAAAACCGGCCAGCTTTTTAAGAAAATTTAGGTCTATATACTTAGGTGTTATATTTAATGTAATTACAATGTCTGCTGTAACACTAGCAGCAATAAAAATTGGAGGAATAATGCTAGGTTTAGAGCCTTGGCAAACAGTAGTAAGCGCAGGTTTAATAACGGTTACTTTTAGTGCATTAGGCGGATTTAAAGGTGTTGTGTATACAGATTTTTTATTGTTTTTTGTAGCAATGGGCGGTGCTATAGGAGCAGCGTATTACTTAGTAAATTTACCAGAAGTAGGCGGAGTAACAAGCTTACTAACACATGAAGATGTGAAAGGGAAATTATCTATTTTACCAGATTTTAGCAATACAAATGCTGTAATTACCTTATTAGTTATTCCTTTAGCTGTACAATGGTGGAGTTCTTGGTATCCAGGAGCAGAACCTGGTGGCGGTGGTTACATTGCACAACGTATGTTGGCTGCAAAAGATGAAAACCATGCTATTGGTGCAACTTTCTTTTTTAATATTATGCATTACGCATTACGCCCTTGGCCTTGGATTTTAGTTGCTTTAGCATCTATAGTTGTTTACCCAGATGTTGCTAGTATAGCAGAAGCTTTTCCTAATATAGCAGCAGATAAATTAGGACATGATTTGGCTTACCCTGCTATGCTAACAAAATTACCAAGCGGATTATTAGGCTTGGTGTTAGCATCATTAATAGCTGCTTATATGAGTACAATTTCTACTCAGCTTAACTGGGGATCATCTTATATAGTATATGATTTTTACAAGCAACAAGTAAATCCTAATGCATCAGAAAAACAATTGGTAGCTGTTGGTAGACTTTCTACTGTTGTGTTAATGGTATTAAGTGCTTGTTTGGCCTTGTTAATGCAAAATGCTATGGAGGTTTTTGATATGTTATTGTTGTTTGGAGCCGGTACCGGACTAATTTTTATTTTACGTTGGTTTTGGTGGCGTATTAATGCTTGGACAGAGATTGCAGCAATGTTTGCATCAGGAGTTTTATCTATAGTGTTAAAAGTGACTCCGCTAGGAAACTACCTTTTTGCTTTAGATACAGGAGTTTTTCCAGATTGGTTTCAAATACCATTTGTAGTATTAATAACAACCATAATTTGGGTAGCAGCTACGTTTATGACTAAGCCAGAGTCTAAAGAAGTCTTAAATAGTTTTTATAAAAAAATACAACCAGGAGGCCCAGGCTGGGAAAAGGTTGTAATAGATGCTAAAGCAGACAATATAGAAATTGTAAATCCAAATGAAAAATGGAGTGTGCCATCTGGTATAGGAGCTATGGTGCTAGGTTGTGTCCTTATATATACCTGTATGTTTGCAACAGGGTATTGGATTTATGGCGAAAAAACAAAAGGGATAATATTTACAGGTATTGCATTAGTGGCAGGTTTTTTATTAGTAAAAGCTTGGAATAAAATGAAAACAAATATTCTTTAA
- a CDS encoding riboflavin synthase, with translation MFTGIIETLGKVTALRKEDTNLHITIKSTLTPELKIDQSVAHNGVCLTVVAIENDTYTVTAIDETLQKTSIGALELNSTVNLERAMILGTRLDGHIVQGHVDQTAVCTAIEEQDGSWIFNFEYDDKYNNVTIEKGSITIDGTSLTVFNSEKNTFSVAIIPYTFENTVFNTYKVGTVVNLEFDVIGKYVAKLIAK, from the coding sequence ATGTTTACTGGGATTATAGAAACTTTAGGGAAAGTAACCGCATTACGTAAAGAAGACACCAACCTACACATTACAATAAAATCTACTTTAACACCAGAGCTTAAAATAGATCAAAGTGTTGCTCACAATGGTGTTTGCCTTACTGTTGTTGCTATAGAAAATGATACTTACACAGTTACTGCTATTGATGAAACATTGCAAAAAACAAGTATTGGGGCTTTAGAATTAAATTCTACGGTAAACTTAGAGCGTGCTATGATATTGGGCACAAGATTAGACGGACACATTGTGCAGGGGCACGTAGACCAAACTGCTGTTTGTACTGCTATTGAAGAGCAAGATGGTAGCTGGATTTTTAATTTTGAATATGATGATAAATACAACAACGTAACTATTGAAAAAGGTTCTATTACAATAGACGGCACAAGTTTAACTGTATTTAATTCTGAAAAAAACACGTTCAGCGTAGCTATTATACCTTATACTTTTGAAAACACTGTTTTTAATACCTATAAAGTAGGTACAGTTGTAAACCTTGAGTTTGATGTTATTGGTAAGTATGTTGCTAAACTAATTGCAAAATAA